The DNA sequence TAATGTTTAACATGCCACCCAAGTCAGTGGCCAGGGTGAAACAAACTGCTTTCAAATATCAGAGTTCAAATATCATAGAGTCAAATGTCACAGAGTTAAAGTTTGAACACGGGtagaaaaatatggcaaataCAAAAGGTTTGAAATATTTACATTCGGTTAAAAGAAGGATCAGAGTTTCTCCTGACGAGGGGATTGGACCAGGGAAAACTCCAGGTCCTATACCTTCCTAGTTCAGTTACGTGGTCAGAAACTCCAGGCCCTGGTTATAACGCCTTATAAAACCGCTTTTATCTTCAGCAGTGCTCTGTCATGATGAGGTGAAGCTCATGACGCAAGCATCTCTCATGGCAGACCTGGCCGTCCTCACCGCTTCAGTCTCTCTCTGCAGCTCCCTCAGTCTCTTCTCCATTTCTAAAAAAAAGGGAAAGAAACAGGGCATCAGGGTGACAGCAGTTCTCTGGGCTCTGTCTGCCTATTGGACAGTGGGTGTGACCGATCAGGGTACGAGCCCGGCGGGTCTCCTGCATGCCACATGACTGTGTTAGCCCATCAAGCTTAAGCCTAGGCattaggtcctctgtagctcagctggtagagcacggcgcttgtaacgccaaggtagtgggttcgatccccgggaccacccatacacaaaaaaaatgtatgcacgcatgactgtaagtcgctttggataaaagcgtctgctaaatggcatattattattattattattattattagctcgGGAAACATAATTCTTCAGGTGTCAGGCAAGGTTACTTGTGCTTCCAAACCAGAATTCCTATGAGGAGCTAACTTATGGGGACTTTATTCCATGTACCACAAAAATAGTGTATATTTTGTACTTAAAGGAAAGTTCCACCCAAAaagtatattttggtatttgtttcgttagtccattgttgacatagaccccaaatacatttttcaagatatgcaactttcaaaatacagaaatcatccccttTGAAAGTTACACATCTTGAAAATtcattgctgacaagcaaaataGTTTGgcactatgtcaacaatggactaacgaaacaaataccaaaatatcctTTTTGGGTGGCGTTTTCCATTAATGGGGATGTTTAAATACTTTACCTTGGTCTCTTTTGGCAAAGATCTCTGGCAGCATCCCAGAGGCCTCCAGCACTTTCAGGGTGAGGTTGAAATCTGTGGACACAGGAAACCATTTTTGTTAATATCTATACTAACACTAACATAAAAATGTAATATTACAAGCACACGTCCAACAAGGAGCAGTTTTACAATGGGTAATACAGTTGACAAATGCACTTTGAAAACGCGCGCGCCCCGGTTTAGTTAGCTGATCCGGTTAAGTTGGCCGACAACAGTCCCAAGCCATTTTATCTATCAGTAGTCGAATGTATCATTCCATTTAGTGCCCTTCTATTCCTCAGGTGTTCCGTCTCACCTTCCTCACTGGCCTGCTGGGATGTGATCCTCTCAGTGATGGTGCTGAGGCGGGAGGCGAACTCTGAGAAGATGAACTGTGTACAGCCTGCCTGGTGGCACTTCCTGAAAAACTGTGCAGCCTGACTCGTACTGGACCCAGAACCAGACGAGCCAGGAGGCCCCGAATCCCCAGGTGACCCAGAACCACAGCTGGAATCTGGTGATGGAACAGAAAGGAGAAGAGTCGACTCCTGATAAGTGCACATTGGATATGTAGGCAAATCAATCCTAGTCCAAATGTTACCGCAGATAATTTTCACTTGCTTCATTGTCCAGTTTAGTGCATACATTCACTATAgtcccacccccctcccccacacaccgGTTTGGTCTGGGAGGAGGGAGTCCAGCTGTTCCACTTTGATGATCGACAGATGGCTCTTGGAGGACTGCACAGGGGGAAAAAGGAAGAGGTTTGAGTAGAAGAAATGAGGAGCTGTagcttagcctggtcccagatcggtttgtgccatcatgccactcattgtcatgccaaacatcaTTTTTGGCATGACAAGGAGTTGAACGATCGCCTGGGTACCAGTCCGTTTTGTGCTAACTGCAGCTAACTACAAGAGTAAAAGAACACCTGCTCATTTGAGCAACGCTTTACCAACTCACCTCCCTGTTGTCATCCTTAAATGTTGGTCCCTCAAGTCCATACTGAAATTCAAACTGCTCTGGAGCACAGTCTACCGCATAAAAAAACAACATAGTATATTGTGAGAGACATAACCACAATACTATTGCTATGAGACCATCTGAAAGTTGACATATTTGACTATACAGGACATATTGGATTTAAACTGTTAATACAACAACAGAAACTAACCTTCTGTCAAGGCTACCAGTGAAGTATTGGGTTCTTGCCTGGGGGATGTTAAGAACACAGAAATACAAAGTTAAACCATTAGAACACTGAAGTACAGTCTGGCAAAGGCTTGGCCATTTTGAACTCAAATCAAACATTTATATGAACTAAATATGTAACAACCTAGTCTGTCATAACAGACTAGATTTGATTATGGGCTCTGACAATctaatacagtaggcctatagaaAAGTGTTACCAATGTTTTATCTTCCAATATACATGATACAATGAATTGGGGGGCTGTCAATGTGTTGACCCCtagttaaaataaataataaaaaaataattggtcatttagcagacgctcttatccagagcgacttacaggagcaattagggttaagtgtaaggctgaacgattttggaaaataatctaattgcgatttttttttttttttattgcgattgcgatttaatatgcgatttaatttatttatcctttttcccctacaaaacataatgaatgatttaaatatgaccaacacaatagtatatacatttagtgtgaaatgttctttcccataggctgggtctatttgttagaattaaattcaaacatgtatgacttgaaataaatgacatttttattgaactgctcattacagaaacatctgtggctttgccactgtgcatttaaataatttaaacaaaggcatgaactttgtaaacactgtgtgcaaaaggtacagtcttaagaaaaaaataattttaaattgtatgtatcttactgctcccaagtcagtaacatttcacacaactgaaacaaggaatttgctttgaaaatattttgtaaaatcaaagtaaataaagttataaataaaaaatgagaaatgcacttttaatttagacaaactattttttataaacgatttgaatattataatataaaatagatgagcctcacttatctcaagtacacaacaataacacaccacacagactaaaGTTCACTACGAGTATGGCACTGCCAGCCATACTTATCCAACAGTTCTGTTCTCAGTGGCTCACAGGTTTTTTGCTAAGAAAACCAGAATATTGACTTTTTCTGGCTTCAAGGATGAGCGAGTGCAAGTCACAATATTCCCTCCTGTGCTAAAAAGACGCTCTGAGGGAGCGCTTGTAGCAGGTACACAAAGATACTTGCGTGCCATGGTGCACAACTGTGGGTAGCTGATCTTGTGCACCCTCCACCAAGCCAATGGATCATCTTCTCCATCAATGGTAGGAGTCATCAGGTAATTGTTTATCTCTGCCTCTGCGACATCTTCAAGATTTACAGGCAAAGAAGGAGAGGCTGAACTGGTCTTGAAAAAACTGCCAAGAGACCTCTTCGTCTTTTCCCCCAAGGACTGTGCACTTTGAGGCATCTGAACAGTTTCAGTACGAGACCTCTTCTCCTATTAGATGAAAACAACAGCCATTAGTTTTCCAGTTAGATTTTACAGaaaatttttgtttttgtgaaataCATAATTATTTACCCAATGATATGTACGTTGTGCCAAGTCTACTATCTCtgtcttcagacgagtcttgataGCAGGGATGTTGTCTGTACTGATGTACTGTATTTTGAACCTAGGGTCCAGGAAACAGGCAACATCCAAAAGCTCCTGGATGTTTGGGTCTCCATATTTGTTATTGAGGTATGCTAGGACTTTGGTTTTTATTGATTTAGTCAGGTCAGTGTCCTCAGCATCTTCAGCCAGGACTGATGTGGCAAAAAGGTGGAGAACTGGCTTGAGGTAGGAGATGCTTACATACTCCTCTCCAGAAAGAGCATCAGTAAACTCCAGTAGAGGATGCAGTGCCTTGTGAATCGACTCCAACACGTCAATATCCTGCCAGGTTGGGATAAGGGAGCGTGCATATCGATCTCCAGACAATACCTGAGAAATGGCTTTGGCCTGTTCAAGCACTCTGGCAATCATCATTTCTTTAGAACCCCATCTTGTTGGGCACTCCGTTATGAGGTTGTGCTCAGGAGTTTGAGCTCTCTCTGTGCCTCCGTCAGGGCTGCTTTCTTCTTCCAACTGTGGGAAAAGTGCCCCACCAGCTTCCTGCACAGTGCTGTTGCCCTTGACACTCTGTCATCTTTGAGTGCATTTTCTAAAAGAAATAAAAAGTAGTGTATTACA is a window from the Coregonus clupeaformis isolate EN_2021a chromosome 23, ASM2061545v1, whole genome shotgun sequence genome containing:
- the LOC121536530 gene encoding uncharacterized protein LOC121536530 isoform X1, whose product is MESKKHTTENQNLTQKIKNKELRIVKNRARVKSNVWDHFGVIVNADKQHVEGFAACKKCKRVLAYDSHRTGTSSLKKHIEKCTSLKYNKREAAIKEEKTLSKRNTHEDEEDEPHPKRGMSKQEPNTSLVALTEDCAPEQFEFQYGLEGPTFKDDNRESSKSHLSIIKVEQLDSLLPDQTDSSCGSGSPGDSGPPGSSGSGSSTSQAAQFFRKCHQAGCTQFIFSEFASRLSTITERITSQQASEEDFNLTLKVLEASGMLPEIFAKRDQEMEKRLRELQRETEAVRTARSAMRDACVMSFTSS
- the LOC121536530 gene encoding uncharacterized protein LOC121536530 isoform X2, which codes for MECRSRDRKKYRSHTWRYFNEISSESVTCKLCAAVLKRTSGSTTSMLNHLERIHHLSLRHIKTQRERISTVRGKSPSLKYNKREAAIKEEKTLSKRNTHEDEEDEPHPKRGMSKQEPNTSLVALTEDCAPEQFEFQYGLEGPTFKDDNRESSKSHLSIIKVEQLDSLLPDQTDSSCGSGSPGDSGPPGSSGSGSSTSQAAQFFRKCHQAGCTQFIFSEFASRLSTITERITSQQASEEDFNLTLKVLEASGMLPEIFAKRDQEMEKRLRELQRETEAVRTARSAMRDACVMSFTSS
- the LOC121536530 gene encoding uncharacterized protein LOC121536530 isoform X3 codes for the protein MSTPSSPSFGSAVWHSFDRIEAALAKCKHCDRNIRCKGGSTSGMKRHLESRHQSLKYNKREAAIKEEKTLSKRNTHEDEEDEPHPKRGMSKQEPNTSLVALTEDCAPEQFEFQYGLEGPTFKDDNRESSKSHLSIIKVEQLDSLLPDQTDSSCGSGSPGDSGPPGSSGSGSSTSQAAQFFRKCHQAGCTQFIFSEFASRLSTITERITSQQASEEDFNLTLKVLEASGMLPEIFAKRDQEMEKRLRELQRETEAVRTARSAMRDACVMSFTSS
- the LOC121536530 gene encoding uncharacterized protein LOC121536530 isoform X4, which codes for MSKQEPNTSLVALTEDCAPEQFEFQYGLEGPTFKDDNRESSKSHLSIIKVEQLDSLLPDQTDSSCGSGSPGDSGPPGSSGSGSSTSQAAQFFRKCHQAGCTQFIFSEFASRLSTITERITSQQASEEDFNLTLKVLEASGMLPEIFAKRDQEMEKRLRELQRETEAVRTARSAMRDACVMSFTSS
- the LOC121531270 gene encoding E3 SUMO-protein ligase ZBED1-like, whose translation is MMIARVLEQAKAISQVLSGDRYARSLIPTWQDIDVLESIHKALHPLLEFTDALSGEEYVSISYLKPVLHLFATSVLAEDAEDTDLTKSIKTKVLAYLNNKYGDPNIQELLDVACFLDPRFKIQYISTDNIPAIKTRLKTEIVDLAQRTYHWEKRSRTETVQMPQSAQSLGEKTKRSLGSFFKTSSASPSLPVNLEDVAEAEINNYLMTPTIDGEDDPLAWWRVHKISYPQLCTMARKYLCVPATSAPSERLFSTGGNIVTCTRSSLKPEKVNILVFLAKNL